The Bombus fervidus isolate BK054 chromosome 1, iyBomFerv1, whole genome shotgun sequence genome includes a window with the following:
- the Syd gene encoding JNK-interacting protein syd isoform X9: MNQIEMDQETVYGTHEDSHVVMSEKVQSLAGSIYQEFEKMIARYDEDVVKDLMPLLVNVLECLDISYTENQEREVELELLKEDNEQLVTQYEREKQLRKTSDQKLLELEDVAEDERKELLSKIDSLESIVRMLELKTKNSHDHVVRLEEKEAELKREYTRLHERYTELFKTHVDYMERTKMLVGSTERLENSSSGRGPSRLPSLGLTHMSRSSGPLSYGFQSLEASINAEDVDQESPPNVVANLRTEMLDSSSEAAIETSDKSQLTDKPVQANKTTAISRHESPETEIPPPLVTPTSPTVEKLATSGGRSRTEREQRSGNTLYQELSFQDADALGEMDEGADITGSWVHPGEYASSVNDNFFGMGKEVENLIMENNELLATKNALNIVKDDLIVKVDELTSEQEILREEVRGLQQTRERLRQKVATLEEELKKVKEEAEAAAKAAKSDDEEDVSLAQRKRFTRVEMARVLMERNQYKERFMELQEAVRWTEMIRATKTDPASISSGKVSVWKFFSSLFTGPADRGALVRGPHTLPHMRYSAPTNQVVPAPPLDTMRRRTLKGRHEFFDQGDTISSEKLVARRANERREQYRQVRAHVRKEDGRLHAYGWSLPGKPSAPVRQPVPVPVYCRPLQESEPGMKIWCGAGVNLSGGKTRDGGCMVGGSVFYAAEAQEVSTNTKNEVEDAVEHLDKELQENENQRVEAEQLEQHLSSLVWICTSTQKMSKVTVIDANNPADILEVFSVCQGHLLCIASVPGAKESDYTQAMNEDPVRTANGVNENDNHEVNTTSSTEQNTQKNKQEIQVSVEKNKNESENASEEQNNENVKKSDDVNQSITTEPQSSENVDSETINLGKVYFVKANFEAPNSQLDEKEDKTEEKENKVEEDAPIEKMSSIQPTMWLGAQNGTVFVHSAVAKWSVCLHSVKLKDAALAIVHVQGRVLVALADGTVTLFRRGPDGQWDLSQYHVITLGSPQHSIRCMTAVSGKTVWCGYRNKIHVIDPVLMTVECTVDAHPRRESQVRQLAWLGEGVWVSIRLDSTLRLYHAHTYQHLQDVDIEPYVSKMLGTGKLGFSFVRITALLISSNRLWIGTGNGVIISVPLSESAGGSMAVSRVQVGNAKGDAPGVGIRIFASDRGVTPGSYIPYCSMAHAQLSFHGHRDAVKMFVAVPGHGGQSAVSDGTQPAMLVLSGGEGYIDFRVGDGEDTEDTMERSNSAVAANAEEHGEQSHLIVWQVQCPLPVPMNG; the protein is encoded by the exons ATGAATCAAATAGAGATGGATCAAGAAACTGTATATGGGACCCATGAGGATAGTCATGTGGTCATGTCAGAGAAAGTACAATCTCTGGCTGGTAGTATTTAtcaagaatttgaaaaaatgataGCACGTTATGACGAAGATGTGGTCAAAGACCTAATGCCCCTCCTAGTCAATGTCCTAGAATGTCTAGACATATCTTATACCGAAAACCAAGAGCGTGAAGTTGAATTAGAGTTATTAAAAGAAGACAATGAACAACTTGTTACACAATATGAAAGGGAAAAACAATTAAGAAAAACATCTGATCAG AAATTGCTGGAGCTTGAAGATGTAGCAGAAGATGAACGAAAAGaacttttatcaaaaattgatAGTTTGGAATCAATTGTAAGAATGCTGGAATTGAAAACAAAGAATTCACATGATCACG TTGTTCGCcttgaagaaaaagaagctgAATTGAAGCGTGAATATACTCGACTGCATGAGAGATATACGGAACTATTTAAAACGCATGTAGATTATATGGAAAGGACAAAGATGTTAGTTGGAAGCACAGAGAGATTAGAAAATTCATCTAGTGGCCGTGGTCCATCTCGTTTACCATCTCTTGGTTTAACTCACATGTCTCGAAGTTCTGGACCATTGAGTTATGGCTTTCAGAGCTTAGAAGCTAGTATAAATGCAGAAGATGTCGACCAAGAAAGTCCACCAAATGTTGTTGCTAATTTAAGAACTGAAATGTTGGACAGTAGCAGTGAAGCTGCTATTGAAACATCTGATAAAAGTCAATTAACAGATAAACCAGTACAAGCAAACAAAACAACTGCAATTTCTAGAC atGAGAGTCCAGAAACTGAAATACCTCCACCTTTGGTTACACCGACATCACCGACTGTAGAAAAGTTAGCTACTTCTGGTGGAAGAAGCAGAACAGAAAGAGAGCAACGAAGTGGTAACACATTGTACCAGGAACTCAGTTTTCAAGATGCTGATGCATTAGGTGAAATGGATGAAGGAGCAGATATTACTG GTAGTTGGGTACATCCTGGGGAATATGCCTCGTCGG TCAATGACAACTTCTTtg gaATGGGAAAAGAAGTGGAGAACCTTATTATGGAAAACAATGAATTGCTAGCTACAAA aaatGCGCTTAACATTGTAAAAGATGATTTAATCGTGAAAGTAGATGAACTCACAAG TGAACAAGAAATATTACGCGAAGAAGTTCGGGGCTTGCAACAAACTAGAGAACGTCTACGGCAGAAGGTCGCTACTCTTGAAGAAGAATTGAAAAAAGTTAAGGAAGAGGCAGAAGCAGCAGCAAAAGCAGCCAAGAGCGACGATGAAGAAGATGTATCATTAGCACAGAGGAAGAGGTTTACAAGAGTCGAGATGGCTAGAGTGCTTATGGAGAGAAATCAATATAAGGAACGTTTCATGGAACTTCAAGAAGCAGTTAGATGGACAGAGATGATAAGAGCAACAAAGACTGATCCTGCTAGTATATCAAGTGGAAAAGTATCTGTATGGAAGTT TTTTAGTAGTCTCTTCACAGGACCTGCTGATCGAGGAGCCTTAGTTCGTGGACCACACACATTACCTCATATGAGGTATAGTGCACCAACCAATCAAGTTGTCCCAGCACCGCCTCTGGATACCATGCGTAGACGTACGTTGAAAGGTCGCCATGAGTTTTTCGACCAGGGAGACACCAT atcTTCTGAGAAGCTCGTAGCAAGACGTGCAAATGAACGAAGAGAGCAATATCGTCAAGTCCGTGCACATGTTAGGAAAGAGGATGGACGATTACATGCTTATGGTTGGAGTTTACCTGGAAAACCAAGTGCTCCAGTTAGACAACCCGTTCCTGTTCCAGTTTATTGCAGACCTTTACAGGAATCTGAACCTGGCATGAAG atatGGTGTGGTGCTGGTGTAAACCTAAGTGGTGGTAAAACACGAGATGGCGGTTGTATGGTCGGAGGAAGCGTGTTTTATGCTGCTGAAGCTCAAGAAGTAAGTACGAATACAAAAAATGAAGTGGAAGATGCTGTTGAACATTTGGATAAGGAGCTTCAAGAGAATGAAAATCAAAGGGTCGAGGCAGAACAATTAGAACAACATCTTAGCTCATTGGTGTGGATCTGTACATCGACTCAGAAGATGTCAAAAGTTACTGTGATAGATGCTAACAATCCAGCGGATATTTTGGAAGTCTTTAGCGTTTGTCAAGGACATTTACTTTGCATTGCAAGTGTACCTGGAGCCAAAGAGAGTGATTACACTCAAGCTATGAACGAAGATCCAGTTCGAACTGCTAATGGAGTGAATGAGAACGATAATCACGAAGTAAATACGACTTCAAGTACTGAACAGAACACTCAAAAAAATAAACAGGAAATTCAAGTCTCGGtggaaaaaaacaaaaatgaatcTGAAAATGCATCAGAAGaacaaaataatgaaaatgttaaaaaatcgGATGATGTTAATCAAAGTATTACTACTGAACCACAAAGTTCGGAAAATGTAGATAGCGAAACGATAAATTTAGGGAAGGTATACTTTGTGAAGGCTAATTTTGAGGCACCAAACTCACAACTggatgaaaaagaagataaaactgaggagaaagaaaataaagttgaGGAAGATGCACCTATAGAAAAAATGTCTTCAATACAACCGACAATGTGGCTTGGAGCTCAGAATGGTACGGTGTTTGTTCATTCAGCTGTCGCTAAATGGTCAGTTTGTTTGCATTCAGTCAAATTGAAGGATGCCGCACTGGCTATTGT ACATGTACAAGGACGAGTTCTTGTCGCTCTTGCCGACGGAACTGTTACATTATTTCGAAGAGGTCCAGATGGGCAATGGGATTTGTCTCAGTACCATGTGATTACTTTGGGTAGTCCACAACACTCAATTAGGTGTATGACCGCCGTTAGTGGTAAAACGGTATGGTGCggatatagaaataaaattcatgtaATAGATCCAGTTTTAATGACTGTTGag TGCACTGTGGATGCTCATCCACGGCGAGAGTCGCAAGTGAGACAATTAGCTTGGCTGGGTGAAGGAGTGTGGGTCAGCATTAGATTAGATTCAACATTAAGACTCTATCATGCTCACACTTATCAACATCTTCAGGATGTTGATATTGAACCTTATGTTAGCAAAATGCTTGGAACCGGAAAACTTGGCTTCTCATTTGTAAGAATTACTGCATTACTCATTTCCTCCAACAGGCTGTGGATCGGCACAGGAAACGGAGTAATAATTTCCGTTCCTTTATCTGAAA GTGCTGGTGGATCAATGGCAGTATCCAGAGTTCAAGTAGGAAATGCTAAAGGTGATGCACCGGGCGTTGGCATCAGAATTTTTGCCTCGGATCGCGGTGTTACGCCCGGTAGTTACATACCTTATTGCAGTATGGCTCATGCTCAACTTAGCTTTCATGGACATAGAGATGCAGTAAAAATGTTTGTTGCAGTGCCtg GTCATGGCGGTCAAAGTGCTGTGTCAGATGGTACTCAACCGGCAATGCTTGTTCTTTCAGGTGGCGAAGGCTATATAGATTTCAGAGTTG GTGATGGAGAAGACACAGAAGATACTATGGAACGATCTAACAGTGCTGTTGCTGCAAATGCTGAAGAACATGGAGAACAAAGTCATCTAATCGTATGGCAAGTGCAATGTCCTTTACCAGTGCCAATGAATGGCTAG
- the Syd gene encoding JNK-interacting protein syd isoform X10, whose translation MNQIEMDQETVYGTHEDSHVVMSEKVQSLAGSIYQEFEKMIARYDEDVVKDLMPLLVNVLECLDISYTENQEREVELELLKEDNEQLVTQYEREKQLRKTSDQKLLELEDVAEDERKELLSKIDSLESIVRMLELKTKNSHDHVVRLEEKEAELKREYTRLHERYTELFKTHVDYMERTKMLVGSTERLENSSSGRGPSRLPSLGLTHMSRSSGPLSYGFQSLEASINAEDVDQESPPNVVANLRTEMLDSSSEAAIETSDKSQLTDKPVQANKTTAISRHESPETEIPPPLVTPTSPTVEKLATSGGRSRTEREQRSGNTLYQELSFQDADALGEMDEGADITGSWVHPGEYASSGMGKEVENLIMENNELLATKNALNIVKDDLIVKVDELTSEQEILREEVRGLQQTRERLRQKVATLEEELKKVKEEAEAAAKAAKSDDEEDVSLAQRKRFTRVEMARVLMERNQYKERFMELQEAVRWTEMIRATKTDPASISSGKVSVWKFFSSLFTGPADRGALVRGPHTLPHMRYSAPTNQVVPAPPLDTMRRRTLKGRHEFFDQGDTIDTWLFWFSVGCLLASRSSEKLVARRANERREQYRQVRAHVRKEDGRLHAYGWSLPGKPSAPVRQPVPVPVYCRPLQESEPGMKIWCGAGVNLSGGKTRDGGCMVGGSVFYAAEAQEVSTNTKNEVEDAVEHLDKELQENENQRVEAEQLEQHLSSLVWICTSTQKMSKVTVIDANNPADILEVFSVCQGHLLCIASVPGAKESDYTQAMNEDPVRTANGVNENDNHEVNTTSSTEQNTQKNKQEIQVSVEKNKNESENASEEQNNENVKKSDDVNQSITTEPQSSENVDSETINLGKVYFVKANFEAPNSQLDEKEDKTEEKENKVEEDAPIEKMSSIQPTMWLGAQNGTVFVHSAVAKWSVCLHSVKLKDAALAIVHVQGRVLVALADGTVTLFRRGPDGQWDLSQYHVITLGSPQHSIRCMTAVSGKTVWCGYRNKIHVIDPVLMTVECTVDAHPRRESQVRQLAWLGEGVWVSIRLDSTLRLYHAHTYQHLQDVDIEPYVSKMLGTGKLGFSFVRITALLISSNRLWIGTGNGVIISVPLSENVCKTGAGGSMAVSRVQVGNAKGDAPGVGIRIFASDRGVTPGSYIPYCSMAHAQLSFHGHRDAVKMFVAVPGHGGQSAVSDGTQPAMLVLSGGEGYIDFRVGDGEDTEDTMERSNSAVAANAEEHGEQSHLIVWQVQCPLPVPMNG comes from the exons ATGAATCAAATAGAGATGGATCAAGAAACTGTATATGGGACCCATGAGGATAGTCATGTGGTCATGTCAGAGAAAGTACAATCTCTGGCTGGTAGTATTTAtcaagaatttgaaaaaatgataGCACGTTATGACGAAGATGTGGTCAAAGACCTAATGCCCCTCCTAGTCAATGTCCTAGAATGTCTAGACATATCTTATACCGAAAACCAAGAGCGTGAAGTTGAATTAGAGTTATTAAAAGAAGACAATGAACAACTTGTTACACAATATGAAAGGGAAAAACAATTAAGAAAAACATCTGATCAG AAATTGCTGGAGCTTGAAGATGTAGCAGAAGATGAACGAAAAGaacttttatcaaaaattgatAGTTTGGAATCAATTGTAAGAATGCTGGAATTGAAAACAAAGAATTCACATGATCACG TTGTTCGCcttgaagaaaaagaagctgAATTGAAGCGTGAATATACTCGACTGCATGAGAGATATACGGAACTATTTAAAACGCATGTAGATTATATGGAAAGGACAAAGATGTTAGTTGGAAGCACAGAGAGATTAGAAAATTCATCTAGTGGCCGTGGTCCATCTCGTTTACCATCTCTTGGTTTAACTCACATGTCTCGAAGTTCTGGACCATTGAGTTATGGCTTTCAGAGCTTAGAAGCTAGTATAAATGCAGAAGATGTCGACCAAGAAAGTCCACCAAATGTTGTTGCTAATTTAAGAACTGAAATGTTGGACAGTAGCAGTGAAGCTGCTATTGAAACATCTGATAAAAGTCAATTAACAGATAAACCAGTACAAGCAAACAAAACAACTGCAATTTCTAGAC atGAGAGTCCAGAAACTGAAATACCTCCACCTTTGGTTACACCGACATCACCGACTGTAGAAAAGTTAGCTACTTCTGGTGGAAGAAGCAGAACAGAAAGAGAGCAACGAAGTGGTAACACATTGTACCAGGAACTCAGTTTTCAAGATGCTGATGCATTAGGTGAAATGGATGAAGGAGCAGATATTACTG GTAGTTGGGTACATCCTGGGGAATATGCCTCGTCGG gaATGGGAAAAGAAGTGGAGAACCTTATTATGGAAAACAATGAATTGCTAGCTACAAA aaatGCGCTTAACATTGTAAAAGATGATTTAATCGTGAAAGTAGATGAACTCACAAG TGAACAAGAAATATTACGCGAAGAAGTTCGGGGCTTGCAACAAACTAGAGAACGTCTACGGCAGAAGGTCGCTACTCTTGAAGAAGAATTGAAAAAAGTTAAGGAAGAGGCAGAAGCAGCAGCAAAAGCAGCCAAGAGCGACGATGAAGAAGATGTATCATTAGCACAGAGGAAGAGGTTTACAAGAGTCGAGATGGCTAGAGTGCTTATGGAGAGAAATCAATATAAGGAACGTTTCATGGAACTTCAAGAAGCAGTTAGATGGACAGAGATGATAAGAGCAACAAAGACTGATCCTGCTAGTATATCAAGTGGAAAAGTATCTGTATGGAAGTT TTTTAGTAGTCTCTTCACAGGACCTGCTGATCGAGGAGCCTTAGTTCGTGGACCACACACATTACCTCATATGAGGTATAGTGCACCAACCAATCAAGTTGTCCCAGCACCGCCTCTGGATACCATGCGTAGACGTACGTTGAAAGGTCGCCATGAGTTTTTCGACCAGGGAGACACCAT AGATACCTGGTTATTCTGGTTTTCGGTGGGGTGCTTATTGGCCAGCAG atcTTCTGAGAAGCTCGTAGCAAGACGTGCAAATGAACGAAGAGAGCAATATCGTCAAGTCCGTGCACATGTTAGGAAAGAGGATGGACGATTACATGCTTATGGTTGGAGTTTACCTGGAAAACCAAGTGCTCCAGTTAGACAACCCGTTCCTGTTCCAGTTTATTGCAGACCTTTACAGGAATCTGAACCTGGCATGAAG atatGGTGTGGTGCTGGTGTAAACCTAAGTGGTGGTAAAACACGAGATGGCGGTTGTATGGTCGGAGGAAGCGTGTTTTATGCTGCTGAAGCTCAAGAAGTAAGTACGAATACAAAAAATGAAGTGGAAGATGCTGTTGAACATTTGGATAAGGAGCTTCAAGAGAATGAAAATCAAAGGGTCGAGGCAGAACAATTAGAACAACATCTTAGCTCATTGGTGTGGATCTGTACATCGACTCAGAAGATGTCAAAAGTTACTGTGATAGATGCTAACAATCCAGCGGATATTTTGGAAGTCTTTAGCGTTTGTCAAGGACATTTACTTTGCATTGCAAGTGTACCTGGAGCCAAAGAGAGTGATTACACTCAAGCTATGAACGAAGATCCAGTTCGAACTGCTAATGGAGTGAATGAGAACGATAATCACGAAGTAAATACGACTTCAAGTACTGAACAGAACACTCAAAAAAATAAACAGGAAATTCAAGTCTCGGtggaaaaaaacaaaaatgaatcTGAAAATGCATCAGAAGaacaaaataatgaaaatgttaaaaaatcgGATGATGTTAATCAAAGTATTACTACTGAACCACAAAGTTCGGAAAATGTAGATAGCGAAACGATAAATTTAGGGAAGGTATACTTTGTGAAGGCTAATTTTGAGGCACCAAACTCACAACTggatgaaaaagaagataaaactgaggagaaagaaaataaagttgaGGAAGATGCACCTATAGAAAAAATGTCTTCAATACAACCGACAATGTGGCTTGGAGCTCAGAATGGTACGGTGTTTGTTCATTCAGCTGTCGCTAAATGGTCAGTTTGTTTGCATTCAGTCAAATTGAAGGATGCCGCACTGGCTATTGT ACATGTACAAGGACGAGTTCTTGTCGCTCTTGCCGACGGAACTGTTACATTATTTCGAAGAGGTCCAGATGGGCAATGGGATTTGTCTCAGTACCATGTGATTACTTTGGGTAGTCCACAACACTCAATTAGGTGTATGACCGCCGTTAGTGGTAAAACGGTATGGTGCggatatagaaataaaattcatgtaATAGATCCAGTTTTAATGACTGTTGag TGCACTGTGGATGCTCATCCACGGCGAGAGTCGCAAGTGAGACAATTAGCTTGGCTGGGTGAAGGAGTGTGGGTCAGCATTAGATTAGATTCAACATTAAGACTCTATCATGCTCACACTTATCAACATCTTCAGGATGTTGATATTGAACCTTATGTTAGCAAAATGCTTGGAACCGGAAAACTTGGCTTCTCATTTGTAAGAATTACTGCATTACTCATTTCCTCCAACAGGCTGTGGATCGGCACAGGAAACGGAGTAATAATTTCCGTTCCTTTATCTGAAA ATGTATGTAAAACAGGTGCTGGTGGATCAATGGCAGTATCCAGAGTTCAAGTAGGAAATGCTAAAGGTGATGCACCGGGCGTTGGCATCAGAATTTTTGCCTCGGATCGCGGTGTTACGCCCGGTAGTTACATACCTTATTGCAGTATGGCTCATGCTCAACTTAGCTTTCATGGACATAGAGATGCAGTAAAAATGTTTGTTGCAGTGCCtg GTCATGGCGGTCAAAGTGCTGTGTCAGATGGTACTCAACCGGCAATGCTTGTTCTTTCAGGTGGCGAAGGCTATATAGATTTCAGAGTTG GTGATGGAGAAGACACAGAAGATACTATGGAACGATCTAACAGTGCTGTTGCTGCAAATGCTGAAGAACATGGAGAACAAAGTCATCTAATCGTATGGCAAGTGCAATGTCCTTTACCAGTGCCAATGAATGGCTAG